The following are encoded in a window of Esox lucius isolate fEsoLuc1 chromosome 14, fEsoLuc1.pri, whole genome shotgun sequence genomic DNA:
- the tdgf1 gene encoding teratocarcinoma-derived growth factor 1 yields MNLGQLLRLFLSATVACEAMTIASGCEGSECTKTIAVLTKTIESGKPTQNVDYLNQFNEMNSPTGDRKHRDAGSVLPFIGLTGSSKQSRNCCKNGGTCILGSFCACPPHFTGRSCEYDERVRSCGVIPHGEWVQKGCSYCRCGYGLLHCFPEVFHNNCGDDQEVHWFRSTGVRIRQTKYTLCAGLPFLVLLI; encoded by the exons GCTTTTCTTATCGGCAACTGTTGCTTGCGAGGCCATGACTATTGCATCAG GTTGTGAAGGATCTGAATGTACGAAAACTATAGCCGTATTGACCAAAACGATAGAATCCGGGAAGCCAACACAGAACGTTGATTACCTGAATCAATTCAATGAGATGAACTCTCCTACTGGGGACCGAAAACATCGCGATGCGGGCTCTGTCCTACCATTCATCGGCCTAACTGGAA GTTCAAAACAGAGTCGAAACTGTTGTAAAAACGGTGGCACTTGTATTTTGGGGAGCTTTTGTGCATGTCCACCACACTTTACCGGCCGGAGCTGTGAATATGACGAACGCGTCAG GAGCTGCGGGGTCATTCCTCATGGAGAGTGGGTGCAGAAAGGCTGTTCCTATTGCAGATGTGGATACGGGCTGTTGCACTGTTTTCCTGAGGTGTTCCATAACAACTGTG GTGATGACCAGGAAGTCCACTGGTTTCGTTCGACGGGTGTCAGAATTCGGCAGACCAAGTACACCCTCTGCGCTGGACTACCGTTTCTGGTTTTGCTCATTTGA